The DNA sequence gaaaaaatgaaaagtacTGCAAGGAAACCACAGCGTGACAGATTTGCGCTTGTGTTTCAGCTCAAAGGCGTGAAGAAGAATCTTGGCGAGGAGAAGGCGGAGCCTCTGCTGAAAGACAACCCCCGCCGCTTTGTCATCTTCCCCATCCAATACCACGACATCTGGCGCATGTACAAGAAGGCCGAGGCGTCTTTCTGGACCGCCGAGGAGGTCCGCACACAAGCGAGCTCTCGCGTGTCACCACGTATGTAGCGTGTCCTCATGTGAGCGTGTGCGTAGGTGGATTTGTCCAAGGACACGCAGCACTGGGAAGTTCTGAAGGAAGACGAGAAGTTTTTCATCTCTCACGTCTTGGCCTTCTTTGCGGCCAGCGACGGCATCGTCAACGAGAACCTGGTACGATGAATACCGTTTTGCTGGCGGCTGAATTGCTTCCCACGTTCGCTTCCCGAGGTCACGTATGTTGCGCCGTGTCCGCCAGGTGGAGCGCTTCACACAGGAAGTTCAGGTGACGGAGGCGCGCTGCTTCTACGGCTTCCAGATCGCCATGGAGAACATCCACTCGGAGATGTACAGCCTCCTCATCGACACCTACATCAAAGACCCCAAAGAGAGGtcagctgatgatgatgatgatgaagatgatgcgCTGGCTCGCACGTGTTTGACGCCATGTTCGCACCCGTTAGGGAATACTTGTTCAACGCCATCGAGACCATGCCGTGCATCAAGAAGAAGGCCGACTGGGCGCTCAACTGGATCGGCAACAAGAACGCCACCTACGGTAATGAGCGGCTGGTCGACATCTCGTCCGGTGACcgctgattgattgattgatggattgattgattgatggattgCGGCCGTTTCGTTTCCAGGTGAGCGCGTGGTTGCCTTCGCCGCCGTGGAGGGCATCTTCTTCTCCGGCtcctttgccgccatcttctgGCTGAAGAAACGCGGCCTGATGCCCGGACTCACCTTCTCCAACGAGCTCATCAGCAGAGACGAGGTCAGGGCCCCGCCGGCGTCCATCACGCGTCTTCCATTTTGTGCCTCGACGCGCCTTTGACGCGTTGGTGTGCTTTCAGGGTCTCCACTGCGACTTTGCGTGTCTGATGTTCAAGCACCTCGTCAACAAACCGTCCGAGGACACCGTCACGTCCATCATCAAAAACGCCGTGGCGATCGAGCAGGTGAGCGCCGGccgccgtccgtccgtccgtctcctTCCTTCTTGACGTTCGTCTGCCGTTTCAGGAGTTCCTGACGCAGGCGCTGCCCGTCAAGCTGATTGGGATGAACTGCGAGCTGATGAAGCGCTACATCGAGTTTGTGGCCGACCGACTCATGATGGAGCTGGGGTTCGCCAAGGTCAGCTGaccggcggggggggggagcttgCCGGCGGCCGTCATGATGAGTGGCGCAGGGGTCCGGACCTCAGCCGATGATGGGGGCTGAGCGCCGCCGCCAACGTCACGCCGCAGGGCATGTGGCCCGCCGGCGGACGGACGGGCGGCGACGCGACACAGACGCCAGACTGAACGGTCGCCGGGCATCAGCAAACGTTTCCCGCACGCCGTTTGtctcatcttcttcttttttcctgtttttatagCTGTACTGTGTGGAGAACCCGTTCGACTTCATGGAGAACATCTCCCTGGAGGGCAAGACCAACTTCTTTGAGAAACGCGTCGGCGAGTACCAGCGGATGGGCGTCATGGCCGCCACCACCGACAACACCTTCACGCTAGACGCCGACTTTTGAACGCGACCGCACCCTCCTCGTCGTTGCCATGGAAACCTCACGCAGTCAATGACTGGTCCCGTTGCATGCTGggattgttttattgtaaattgtttcttatttgtatgtatatgaGAGTTgctaatgtatttatatttctgtcattttacataattaaaagttGTACAGAAGGCGGCGGCAGCGAGTGGTTATCTGTTCATTAAAAAAGTTTGCCTTTAGCTCAGTGCAGTTAGCAAGATGACATCCAGACAGGAAGCAGCAGTCGCAGTTTTCCCACCTTGCCGTGATGACATCACATCAGCTTGGCGTCGATCAGCGTCAGATCGCCGATCACTTCCAGCCGCGTGACGCTTGGCAGGTCTCGGACGCGGTATTTGTAATCCAGCTGGTGGACGCCGTTGACGGCCACGCGGAACGAGTCCGCTTCGCACCGGATGATCATCTGAACGACAAGATGGCGCACGTCAACAACATGGCGCCATCCGGCTCGTTTGGTCATCTGATGGGGTTCTTTGTGgctttggaaaaaaatttattCTAAATTTGAAGATTAAATTGCTCTCACaatgtctatttttttaatgttcaaattaTGCATCACAAGtgtcaaaaagtaaaatataaacaaacaaaaaactactgcattcaaatacagttttaaattaacaaactgaatactatggaggaccaaaatgaacaataagtacatcaatcaataaatgaagaaaagagaaaattaagaatggatataaaaatgcaattcaaaaattaaatacaaaaaaataaatctagttgggaatataaataaaagtaaaaaataaatacaaaataaacgagattctaaaaataaatgcggaatacaaaaaataaatatataaatcgaATTAAATCTCAATCCattaaaaacgctctgctctcacatttatttcgtAGACGCTACGctgtcaggacgaaatgttattcaactgAAGGGGCGGTcttaagtgtgtcttgggttggactccgccattgCAAATTGCCTttcaagttgtggtgacagtggacaagatagtcgtccaatgctggagctctccatgcaagccagcggcggcggcggcggcggcggcggcggcggcggcaagacttccttgtttgccgagccgctcactcgaccaatgaaaggcagtttgcaacagcggagTTCAATGCTtaagaccgccccctcatttgaataacatttcgatctgtcagagcgtctgcagcattgaaataaataaatgggagagcagagcgtttttattcatggattgacatttaattctatttatgtatttatttttgtaattatttccacatttagttttagtttttgaatcttttttttaaaaaaactttatttactatattttgttttaatttccatttatatttattttttggtatttaatttttgaattatgtttttattttcaattgtactcatttatttatttttagtcctCTAGAATACATCACCGTTCATATTTAGTTATTATTTCGCCTACCACTAGAGGGAACCCGTGTACCAAAGTGTAACACAGGCTCTCTCTAGTGGTGACAAAAGTGCCAGTGCCATGTCAAAGTTCGTGTGACATTAAGACCAAGTGATCAATACATATTAATTGGATATTGTGGTGTTTTTATGACCTCAAAGTAGAGTCCGGGTCCAAAAGGGAAGACATCCACTCGGCGCTCCTCGACGCCCCAGGAACCGGACAGGAAGGAGTTCAGCACAATCATTTGATGTTTGAAACGAGGGTTGATGTGCAGCGCGATGTCGTCGCTGCTGCCCACGCGCAGGTTGACGGTAAACCTGGAAAGGAAACGTACAAACGTGTTGTCGCGGTAACCGGCTTCTTtgcgggggtgggtgggggcggGGTGGGTGTGTGACCGAGTACCTCTCCGCCGCGTGATTGGTTCGTCCTCGGATGACGACGCTGCTGCTGGCACAGAGCCCGCCCGCCACCTCACCTTGGAACCCGCCACGCTgcggaaaaaagaaaaaaatattgcaaatgaGTTTCAAATCGCTTGCaagtcaagtttttttctttctcaccgGCTCAGCTGACATGACGAGCATGCGCGAGCTTGCGACGTCATCGGACGAACGTGACCGCTCGCCGTCAGACGATGACGGCGTCGCCTGCAAAACGAGACACGTGGCACGTCATCACGGCATTGGCAACTTCCGTCAGAAAATCGGATGCTTACAGCTTGCGGCAGGACGGCGGCGGCGTCAACTCGGACCTTTCCCGAGACGGCCAGCGTGTTGACCCGATCCAGCGGCAGGCGATGTTTGTAGTCCAACACGTGAGCGCCGTTGACCGCCACCTGCAAGCCGCGGCGGGCGACATGTTTAGCTTAGCATCAATTCAACTTGAGCAGAGTGTCGGTTTCGTCGGTCACCTTGAAGCGGTCGCTGAGAGCGAGCAGCAGCAACTCAAAGGGGGCGCCGCTGGCGAAGGGCATGCGCTGAAAGATCTCCTCGCAACCCCAGTGACCCTCCTGGAGCGTGTTACACACCAGGTGACCTTTCTTCATGCGCGGGTTCAAATGGAAGATCACATCGGCTCGCGGCTGCACGCTGCTGCCGCATGTCAGGTCCACCTGGAACCTGCCAAGATGATTTATGTTTCGTTTTATTTAGCACCCTCCAAAGAGGGGagaggaggtgggggggggggggggcaaaacttttaataaaaaaatcctttacTTTTTCTTCAGTGCACAAGTAAAcggaaattcaaataaaataaaaaaacatttttgggaaaacaaatcgtaaatgttattttacagCCACCTCTTGCAGTCCTATCTGCAGGGGTCAGGAAGAGGAAGGTgaggtgaggaagaggaggaaggggaGCAGGTGAGGAAGAGGCTGTCTGAAAGCGGCGCCAACCTGTCGGCATCAGAAGGCACCGTTCCCTGGATGAGGATCATCTCGC is a window from the Vanacampus margaritifer isolate UIUO_Vmar chromosome 19, RoL_Vmar_1.0, whole genome shotgun sequence genome containing:
- the LOC144039877 gene encoding ribonucleoside-diphosphate reductase subunit M2-like, which codes for MQSARSPLSAYNNENKLSADVSKMSLDKENTPPSLNSARVLASKTARKIFAETPLKGVKKNLGEEKAEPLLKDNPRRFVIFPIQYHDIWRMYKKAEASFWTAEEVDLSKDTQHWEVLKEDEKFFISHVLAFFAASDGIVNENLVERFTQEVQVTEARCFYGFQIAMENIHSEMYSLLIDTYIKDPKEREYLFNAIETMPCIKKKADWALNWIGNKNATYGERVVAFAAVEGIFFSGSFAAIFWLKKRGLMPGLTFSNELISRDEGLHCDFACLMFKHLVNKPSEDTVTSIIKNAVAIEQEFLTQALPVKLIGMNCELMKRYIEFVADRLMMELGFAKLYCVENPFDFMENISLEGKTNFFEKRVGEYQRMGVMAATTDNTFTLDADF
- the LOC144039883 gene encoding galectin-8-like, translating into MSISQSRQSFVKPAIPFSWTIQGGLLPGEMILIQGTVPSDADRFQVDLTCGSSVQPRADVIFHLNPRMKKGHLVCNTLQEGHWGCEEIFQRMPFASGAPFELLLLALSDRFKVAVNGAHVLDYKHRLPLDRVNTLAVSGKVRVDAAAVLPQAATPSSSDGERSRSSDDVASSRMLVMSAEPRGGFQGEVAGGLCASSSVVIRGRTNHAAERFTVNLRVGSSDDIALHINPRFKHQMIVLNSFLSGSWGVEERRVDVFPFGPGLYFEMIIRCEADSFRVAVNGVHQLDYKYRVRDLPSVTRLEVIGDLTLIDAKLM